The genome window CTTCGGCCCGGGAATCCATGCTGCCGGCACCCCATATAAACAGGACGATTAAAACGATCCTTTTCATTTCAACACCAATTAAAGATTTTTTCATGGATACCTACCGAAGAACCGCCATCTTACCGGTCCTCTCCTTGACCTGTCCCCCCTGGGAAACTGTGACCTTATAAAAATAGACCCCATTGGCGACGCCCCTTCCGCTCTCATCACGCAGATCCCATCCAAAAGTACGCACCCCGGAGGTCAATCCCCCCTGGAAGGTCTTTATCAGCCTTCCCGCGACAGTGTATATCTTAAGTTCATATTTGTCGGCCACATCACCCACATAGAAATAAAAGGTCGTGATGTCCCCGTTTACCGGATTGGGATAGTTTGCGATTTCTTTAAGGGCAAACTCGATCTTCACATCATTGAATATTTTGAGGGTGGATTTATTGCCCAAATTATCAGCCGCCCCGGCCTCCAGGCTGTGCCTTCCGTTTTTCAACCGGGCGGAATACACCAGCTGAACACTGTGGCTTTTATCAGGATTGATCGCCAGGCTGTAATCCGGCCGGTTCACTATCTGGTTATCCAATTTAAGCCATATTGAATCGGCATTTATTCCATCCCGGTCCTCGATCATGACTGAATATTGGGGATCGGGAACACTGATAACCTGCCCCCAGCCCACCGCCTGCTGGTCCACCTTGGCGGTTATCTGCGGACCGGTGGTGTCCGTGGAGTACATGGCGGCAAATGTCCCGGACCGGGGAGAAAACCCGGAGATATAGCTGCCGTCAATCTGCGAGGGGATCAGCTGCCAAAATCCGGTTATATCGTCATTCCTGAAAAGTTTAAGATGGTTCAGGTCCGTAGTGCTGTCTATATTATCCAGCTGGAGGGACACCCAAAGCGCCCGGTTGTTTTCAAAAGCCCGGGAGGAATCCGTCAGCCCCACAAAATAGGCCTGCCCCAGGCTGTCAAAGGGGACCAGGCCGGACTGGGCGATGCCGTTTATATCGAACAGCTTCCGCCCGATAATGGCCACCGCGCTGTCGTGCAGGCAGGAATCGGGGAAAAAAGCTTTGATCTTGGAATAATAATCAAGGGTATCCTGATTGTTGCCCCTGGCATCCAGTTGGTAATAATAGAAATCCTGTGACGGCACCCAATAGGCCGCCGAATTGTCGTTGGTGGTATCCTCCTGGGGATACGGCAACACCAGGGTCCGGAGGGGATCTATCCGGTAATAAAGCTGGGTGAACTCCCCCTCGATCGTCCATGGCAGGCTTAACGTCTTTTCCTCTCCGGCGGTTATGGCGTCAATAAGTCCCAGACCCAACAGGGAATCATCGCCGGAACGATGGAAAGATACCGGGATCGAATCGGCATCGATATCCCCCTGGTTCTTGATCGGGGCGTTGATGGTCAACACCCTCTTGCCGCCCAGGTAAACCGACCCCTGAGCCTGGCTGGAGGGGGTCAGATCGGCCCGGCGCAGTATCTTGTGGTTTTCCCAGCGCCCGGTCGTGATATTGCCCAAAGTATCCTGGGCCGAAACACGGAACACCAGGTAGATCTCCGACTGCGAAGGATAGTTTCCCTCCAGCCCGGCCAGGTACAGTTTGCTGTTCAGCCTGGCGGAATCTCCGGACAGGGTCATCAATGACTGATTAAAGACGTTTCCGGTGTCGGTGGTATCGTTGTAGCTTCCCCAGTGCCAGCGGCACCACACCGAATCGATGCCGTCAAGGCTCTGGACTATCCCGGTGATCTGTATGCTGTCGATGTCGGTGGGGGCGGAAGGGATTACCTTGATCCCCGATACGGCCGGCCGGCTGATGCCCAAATATTCCACGGCCACCCAATCGGAATTCTCATCTTTCAGGTATATCTTCAAGTAAGCCTGCCCGGAAAGCGCCGAGTCGGGGATGGTTAGGTACGTTTGGGCCTGCCCCGCCGAGCTGGAGAAGGCATTCTGCGAAACGATTCTCCGCCCCGAGTCATATAATGAAATTACCGCCAGGCCGGGTCCAAAAGGCCCGGTTATTTTTACCTGGGTGGAGTCCCCGGGGAAAACCGCCGTCTGTGATATTTCAACCCTCAACCCGGTATCCGGAAGGGCCAGCCGTACCGCCGGATCGCCCAGCAGGTTATAACTGGCCAGCATGTCCAGGGACTGGCCGGATGGCGGCAGTCCGCCGGACAGGCTGTATTTGGAGGACAAGGCGATGTCTCCAAAATACCGGAACCCCCTCCTATCCCAGGCATCCATGAAGGTGTTTTCCATGACGCAGCCGGTGATGCTGTCCCCGTAGGAAGCTCCGCTGCTGGTGTAAATCCCGATAGCCCCTCCGGGGTTGAAAATGAAAGATTCGCTGATGGAGGTATATAACGGGCTCTCAAAAGCGCCCGAGGAACAGGTGAAAGATCCGATCAGGGGCCACCTCCCCCAGTTATTCAGCCGGGGGACATCATAATACCAGAAGAAGCTCCCGTGCGACCACAGCTGGGCCCCGCCGTGCCCGTAAAACACCGCCACCGCCACCCCCTGATTGAGGCGGCTTATCAGGTCCTCCTTGTTCTGGTAGGCAGAGCCGTGATATACCTTGGCTATATCGTATGCCGGGGAAACCATGGCCGCCAGCTTATCGCTGGGGCTGTAAAAATTATCCTCGACATTCAAGGGCCATCCGGCAACAAACAGGATGTCCTTATGCCACCGGTCCAGGAACAACCGCTGATCATACAACTGGCGTTTGTTGTCCCAAACGGCAAATTCCTGGTTGGAATTCACCGGCAGCCGGCCTATCGACATGTCCGGCAGAAAATCATCTCCCTTGACCCTTACGAAATAATCATCATCAGCCACCCCGCCGTACCAATCGGTCCTGGTTAAATGGACCGGGATCTGGTCGGGCTTGCTGTTACCCATGACATTCCGGGGATCGTAGCTGCCGTCGCCCATCAATAAGACATATTCCGGCTGGATCGACCAGTTTTCAAAAGCGTACTTAAGGTAATCCTTTATTGCTTTGTCCGCTGGTATTCCATCGTTGAACTCGTCGTAGATATCCGTCGTCAGCGCATAGATCGCATTGGGGTAGCTTGCCCCCCGGATCTGGACCATCTTCCCTGCCGAGGCGGTCAATTCATCCGACGTTATGACGACATATTCGGTACCGATGAATGCCGGATCCCTTAAGTTTGACGCTTTGTTCGGCGCCAGATCCCCCGGGGAAAGCCTTTTTTTATTGTCGCTCCGGATGACCACATATCTTTCATCGCCGTATATCCTGTCCTGAAAGGATAGATCGTAATCCAGGCCACTGACCCCCAGGGTTATCGCCGATCCGACTATCTTGCTAATACCCAGCTTGTAAACATCGACGGTGTAGGCCGGCAATCCGGTCAGGGTGTACTGCACCAGGGAATCGGAAATGCTGTTATCGGCGGCGAACGTCAGGTCCCCGCCGGGTACGGCGAAACCCCTTTTATAATCGATTTCAAGCCAGTTGATCAGTATCTTGTTGCTGGTATTGGAGGTGGTATCATGCCTGACTGTCAGACTGTTGGCCCCGTTAATGACTGCTGCTGCCGGGAATTTGGCGCTGAATTCTTTCTCGGTCTGCTCATACCAGGCAAGATCGGCTATCAAATACCCGTTCAGCAGCAGCTGGACATGATGCCAGTCCGTAGTTATTCCGTGCAGGCTGCCCTTGATGATAAAGCTGTCGCCCGAAGAAATATGCGGGGAGGGAATATCGAGGCCTATCACCGCGCTGGCCGGATAATCCAGCCTTTTCCAGAACCACCGGTCGTGCTGATCGCTGTTCAAGCTGCTCAGCCTGTAGAACAGGCTGTCCTTTTCAAAATGGAGGGTCTCGGAAAAGTGGCTGGCCGGTGTCATTCCCGATAGAACCGGGGTTCCCTCCTCCTCCGCCATCCGGGCGCCTAAGGATCCGGTCAATGACAGGTAATACACATTGGCGTTGGAGAACTGATGATAATAGGTGGAGTCGCCCCGGCCGGCCTGCCCATAAAACTCGAAATAATCATCGGGATCGAAAACCCCGTCCGACTGCCCCTTAAAATACAGCGCGACCTCCCGTCCCTTATGGATTATTTTCAATGAGCGGGGGTCGGTCAGACCGGGATTTATTCCCGCGGCCAGCAGGTCGTCATGGCCTACTTTATAGATGCCGTCGCTTTTGATAAACATCTTATACGGCATGGTGTCGCACGATATCTGGCCGGTCTTGGATAAAGCTCGGTAGCCCCATTTTTCAGCCTGTTTGGGGTTGGCTACGGTTCCAAGCAAAACCTTGTTCAGCCGGCTTTGGGCCGGCGGAACACCCTGGGGATAGGTCCCGGTTATTTTATATTCTAGGGTGACCCTGATCCTCCGGCTGAAGATCACCCGGGCGTTGGCCGGGTCGAAAACAACCGGGAAAACAGTTGCCGTCGACACCTTGGTGTTTCCGGCCCAGCCCGGGGCACTCACGCTTGCCGCCTGGGCTGGGTACTGGGCCCTTCCGGAATATATTGTCCGGTCGATCACAAAACCGTTTTCCATCTCGGCCGGAGCCGGGCTGGGAAGAGGAACAATGGGGATATATTCCTTATCCAGCATTTCTATCCGGGTGATGATCGCCAAAGCGTTGTACGGGACCGCCAGCATTACGCTGTGCTGGGGCAAAGAAGGTCTCCCGCAGTCAATGGTGTTGAAACAGCCCTCCACCGATATTTGGTGGTATATTCTATTGCCGGCAAGCACCGGGGAGGTTTTTATAGTGCCCGCCCCGAACTCAAGGATCATTCCGGACTCATCGGATCTGATAATATCGATGTCGGCCAGGGCCGCCGCAGAAAAATAAAGCAGGCCGGCAATGACCGCTGCGTACTTTTTCATTCCTTTACCTCACTACCATAATTTTTGCCACCGCCGAGGCCGCCCCGGAAGTCAATTTAGCAAAATAAATGCCGCTGGGCACTTTCCGGCCGGCCCGGTCCCGGCCGTTCCATTCCAAGGAGTGTTCCCCTTCGGCTAAATCACCGGTTAACAGCGTAGTGACCAGCTGGCCGGCAACATTGTAAACATCCATCCGGCCGTTATATGATATCGGAAGTTGGCCCGACAGGCTGCCGGCAGGTGATGCTATGATATATTTTAGGACCGAACGGTCCGATGTCGGGTTGGGAAAAGTCGTGATGCTGCACCAAGGTTTGATATCACTATCTGACAGGCCATCATCCTTCGGGGGCCAGGGATCTATGAATAAACTTTTGATGAATATATCCGGGCTTTTATTGACTGCCGGCTGATCACCGGTCCAGACCAGATGCATATTGCCCCGGGAATCGGCCGCCACCGAAGGTGATACCGCCCAGGCCCTCTGATCGGTCACCGGCTCCTCCTGTCCCCAGCTGCCGTTGGTGCTCTGCCGGTGATATATCTCGTAGTAGCCGCTGCGGTCATCCGCCCAGAAGATATCCACCAGACTATCCCGGCAGACCATGACCGGGCCCTCGGTCCGGAAAGCAGTGGCGCTGAGAACCGTTTCCGGGCCCCAATTCCGTGACAGGAGGGAATACTTCCGGTAGCATATCTTGGAGCTGTTAAGCGACCAATCCTCCCAGACCACATGGATGTTGCCGAAATTATCGGCGGCTATGGCCGGGCTGAATGCCCCCAGCGAGCTATGACTGATAAGGCTGTCGCCCTCCCAGCCGCCGGCGGACATTTTTCGGAACCTTACCTGAAAGGTTCCGGAGCTGAAATCCTCCCAGACCACCGCCGGCAGTCCCTGGCACATGGTGACGCTCGGCATCCCGCAATAATCGGCATTCTCTCCCAGGACGCCCTCCGACCCCCAGCTGGATCCGGCGTATATCTTATAGTAAACCCGATAAAGGCCGCTCCTCTTATCCTGCCAGAAGGCGAACAGGCGGCCGTCCCCGGCAATGGCGATCGCGGGATTGGTGGACGGACCGGAGCTGACGGTAAGCCTGGTAATTCCGGTCCATTGATTGCTGCTGTATCTCCGGTAGGCGATCTCGAAGTTCTCGATATCGGTGGTGAACTCGTTGGTTTCCCAGGCCAGGTGGAAATTTCCCGCAGCATCGGTGGCGCATGAAGGATACCAGTTGTTGAGCCGGCTGTTGCCGATCAAACCGACCGTGGTGTCGCCGGACCAGACGCTCCCATCGTATCGCTTGAACCTGATCTGGCAGCCCATGTTGTTTGGGCTTGAATAGAAATCGTACCAGGCCAGATAGATGCAATTTTCGAAAACCGCCAGGCTGTGGCTGTTATTGGCCGTAGTGTATGATCCCCCGTCGGAGTTGGTCAGGTTGCTGTCGGCCGTCCAAACCTGGGCATAGGACAGAAGGGAAGCAAATCCAGCGACCGTTATGGTCATAAAAATAATTTTAAGATGTCTCATGAACCACCGTTATCATTTGCGGTTGATATAATAAATGAAGCCGGTATCATCTGGATACCGGCTTCAAAACGACGACAAACTAAAGCATAGCCAGTATCCATAGCTCACCATTTAAAACAAAGATGACTGTGATACTGACATTTAACTGGCTATAAGTGCCCCTTATCATATTTTTCGTTATATTATCGTAAAGTGCGGTATTTGTCAAGGGGAAAAGCGCCACATAAATATATATTTATGCGGCGCTTAAGATGTTATCTGAGCAACACCAGCTTCTTGGTGGCAGTTTTGTTTTCCGTCCCGGAGTTCATCTGCAACCGGTAGATATAGATACCATTGGCTACCTTCTGCCCCCGGCCATCATCCCCCGCCCACTTGATTGAATAGCTGCCGGCAGGTTTATTGCCCGAGACCAGGGTCTTCACCTTTTGGCCCAGGACATTATATACTGCAAGTTCTACTCGCGAATTTGACGGTATTTGATAGCTGATATGGCAGAAACCCCTGGCCGGATTGGGATAAGACGGATGCAGCGCAAAGGATGAGACCACCACGCCAGGCTTGCCGCCGGACACCCCGGTAACGGGACCGATGTCTGTGATCCTGCCCCAGCGCACCACCACATCAGAAATAACGGTATCCATCACCCCGGCCTTATAGATGTGGACATTGTACCGGCCCGGCTCCAGCCCGGCCAAAGTATAGTAGCCGCTATTATCGGTAGCTTCGGTGTTTTTAACCTTCGAGTCGGAGATGGCGCTCACCAAGGCTCCTACCACCGGGCCGTCGGTGGTGGTATTGCAAAGACCGGTTATGCCTCCGGCTTTATACCCAAAATAGATATCATCAGAAATGTAAGTGTCGGCCGTT of Candidatus Edwardsbacteria bacterium contains these proteins:
- a CDS encoding C25 family cysteine peptidase, with amino-acid sequence MKKYAAVIAGLLYFSAAALADIDIIRSDESGMILEFGAGTIKTSPVLAGNRIYHQISVEGCFNTIDCGRPSLPQHSVMLAVPYNALAIITRIEMLDKEYIPIVPLPSPAPAEMENGFVIDRTIYSGRAQYPAQAASVSAPGWAGNTKVSTATVFPVVFDPANARVIFSRRIRVTLEYKITGTYPQGVPPAQSRLNKVLLGTVANPKQAEKWGYRALSKTGQISCDTMPYKMFIKSDGIYKVGHDDLLAAGINPGLTDPRSLKIIHKGREVALYFKGQSDGVFDPDDYFEFYGQAGRGDSTYYHQFSNANVYYLSLTGSLGARMAEEEGTPVLSGMTPASHFSETLHFEKDSLFYRLSSLNSDQHDRWFWKRLDYPASAVIGLDIPSPHISSGDSFIIKGSLHGITTDWHHVQLLLNGYLIADLAWYEQTEKEFSAKFPAAAVINGANSLTVRHDTTSNTSNKILINWLEIDYKRGFAVPGGDLTFAADNSISDSLVQYTLTGLPAYTVDVYKLGISKIVGSAITLGVSGLDYDLSFQDRIYGDERYVVIRSDNKKRLSPGDLAPNKASNLRDPAFIGTEYVVITSDELTASAGKMVQIRGASYPNAIYALTTDIYDEFNDGIPADKAIKDYLKYAFENWSIQPEYVLLMGDGSYDPRNVMGNSKPDQIPVHLTRTDWYGGVADDDYFVRVKGDDFLPDMSIGRLPVNSNQEFAVWDNKRQLYDQRLFLDRWHKDILFVAGWPLNVEDNFYSPSDKLAAMVSPAYDIAKVYHGSAYQNKEDLISRLNQGVAVAVFYGHGGAQLWSHGSFFWYYDVPRLNNWGRWPLIGSFTCSSGAFESPLYTSISESFIFNPGGAIGIYTSSGASYGDSITGCVMENTFMDAWDRRGFRYFGDIALSSKYSLSGGLPPSGQSLDMLASYNLLGDPAVRLALPDTGLRVEISQTAVFPGDSTQVKITGPFGPGLAVISLYDSGRRIVSQNAFSSSAGQAQTYLTIPDSALSGQAYLKIYLKDENSDWVAVEYLGISRPAVSGIKVIPSAPTDIDSIQITGIVQSLDGIDSVWCRWHWGSYNDTTDTGNVFNQSLMTLSGDSARLNSKLYLAGLEGNYPSQSEIYLVFRVSAQDTLGNITTGRWENHKILRRADLTPSSQAQGSVYLGGKRVLTINAPIKNQGDIDADSIPVSFHRSGDDSLLGLGLIDAITAGEEKTLSLPWTIEGEFTQLYYRIDPLRTLVLPYPQEDTTNDNSAAYWVPSQDFYYYQLDARGNNQDTLDYYSKIKAFFPDSCLHDSAVAIIGRKLFDINGIAQSGLVPFDSLGQAYFVGLTDSSRAFENNRALWVSLQLDNIDSTTDLNHLKLFRNDDITGFWQLIPSQIDGSYISGFSPRSGTFAAMYSTDTTGPQITAKVDQQAVGWGQVISVPDPQYSVMIEDRDGINADSIWLKLDNQIVNRPDYSLAINPDKSHSVQLVYSARLKNGRHSLEAGAADNLGNKSTLKIFNDVKIEFALKEIANYPNPVNGDITTFYFYVGDVADKYELKIYTVAGRLIKTFQGGLTSGVRTFGWDLRDESGRGVANGVYFYKVTVSQGGQVKERTGKMAVLR
- a CDS encoding FlgD immunoglobulin-like domain containing protein; this encodes MTITVAGFASLLSYAQVWTADSNLTNSDGGSYTTANNSHSLAVFENCIYLAWYDFYSSPNNMGCQIRFKRYDGSVWSGDTTVGLIGNSRLNNWYPSCATDAAGNFHLAWETNEFTTDIENFEIAYRRYSSNQWTGITRLTVSSGPSTNPAIAIAGDGRLFAFWQDKRSGLYRVYYKIYAGSSWGSEGVLGENADYCGMPSVTMCQGLPAVVWEDFSSGTFQVRFRKMSAGGWEGDSLISHSSLGAFSPAIAADNFGNIHVVWEDWSLNSSKICYRKYSLLSRNWGPETVLSATAFRTEGPVMVCRDSLVDIFWADDRSGYYEIYHRQSTNGSWGQEEPVTDQRAWAVSPSVAADSRGNMHLVWTGDQPAVNKSPDIFIKSLFIDPWPPKDDGLSDSDIKPWCSITTFPNPTSDRSVLKYIIASPAGSLSGQLPISYNGRMDVYNVAGQLVTTLLTGDLAEGEHSLEWNGRDRAGRKVPSGIYFAKLTSGAASAVAKIMVVR